The Bradyrhizobium sp. WSM471 genome includes the window GCGACGTTGACGCTGACGGACGCATTGCCGGCGCCGCGGCTGGCATTGGTGATGGTCGTGACCGCGCTGAACGGCACGATGTGCACGGCACCGTCGCCGGCCCGGAGCCTGATCGTGCGGATCGAGACGTTCTCGACTACGCCTGATAGCCCGGACACGCTGACGCTGTCGCCGACCTGGACGGTGTTCTCCAGCAGCAGGAACAGGCCGGTGATGAGGTCTTGCACCAGTTTTTGCGAACCGAAACCGATGGCGATGCCGACGATGCCGGCGCCCGCCAGCAGCGGCGCGACGTTGACGCCGATCTCGCTGAGCGCCGTGAGGCCGACGACGGTGGCGATCACGCACAGCAAGGCCGTCCGCAGCATCGGCTGAAAGGTCCGCAGCCGCGCGGCGCGGGCGTAGTGGCCGTCGCGCGACAGCGTATTGATCTGACGGTCCAGCAGCGCGTTGCTGGCTTCCCAGATCGCCGCCGCGCTGAAAACGGCAATGCCGATCGTTACCACCGCGGAGATCAGCCGGCTGCCGATCTGGCCGCCATAGAACCAGACGATGGCGTCGACACCCCAGACTTCGAGCACGGCCACCAAGCCGATGAACGCGATCACGCCAGATACGATCTTGCGCAGCAGCGGCAGATAGCGGTTGGCGCGGATCTCGAGGCCCGGAAAGCGCTGGAGGATTTCCGGCCTGATGCGGAAGCCGCGGTCGATTAGGCCCAGCGTCAGCATGATGGCGACACGCGTGATCAGCGCCACCGCGATGGTGCCGACGAAATATTGCAGCAGCAATGAATATCCGTTGCGGATGTTCAGCGCCCACACGGCCCACAGAGCGAGGTCGAGCGCGATGGCGAGATAGTGCCAGCCACCCGCGATGCGGTTGCGCAGTGCCGCCGCGATCCCCTGCCGGTCGGCGGGCGCGCGGATGGCTTCGGCGACCTGGCGGCGGCATTGCAGGATGATGACGACGACGAAGAGATGAACGACCAGCATCACCATGCGCAAGAGCGCGGCATAGCCGGCGCGATGCAGGCCGAGCAGCAGCGCAACGTTGGCAACGGCGATGCCGGAGACGGCGACACCGACAATGCGGCGCGCCCAGATCTCGATATAGGCGGCGGTTTCGGCCTTGACCGGAAACAAGCCGAACGGTCCCGCCAGCACACGGACCACACAGATGAGCCCGCGCGAGAACGCATAGGCGTTGACGACCGCGAGGATCACGAGCCGGACGGTGGTGGACTCGCCGATCTCGGTGCCGAGCAGCGCCGTGGCGGCGCCGACAAAGACCAACACGGGAAGCAGCTCGAGCAGGAATCTTCCCACCACAAGGGGCAGCCGCAGCATGATTTGCCAGGCCCGCGCCAGGCTGTGGCGGCGCCTGTGCAGTTCGGGCGCGGGGGTGACATCGGCGACCGATGATGGCGGATCGGCAATCGGCAACACCTGCACCGGCAGGCGCGCCGTTTGCGGCATGCGCCCTTCCAGGAACACGACGGGGCGCCGGATCAGACGGAACATCACCCATTCGGCGCAGAAAGCAGAGCCGAACACCAGCGCGAGCTTCCAACCAATCTCGATCAGGAGATTGTAGGCCGCGGGATCGTTCGCGGTCCGCACGATCCAGTAGTAGAACGCCGGGAAGTGCGTGAGCGTCCTGGCCATATCGGCGACGTCTCGCGACATTTCGCCGATCTCCTCGGACACAGTGAGCATGAGCTGCGCACCGAGGCCGTCGGCCGCGAGCGGGATCGGCGATTTTGGCTCGGCCGCGGGCTGCTGTGGACCGGACGCAGTGGCGATCGCGCGCAGCGTATCGATCATCTGCGCGCGCTTCTTGTCGTCCTGCAGCGTCTCCAGCGCGCGCTTGGCCTCATCGGGCGACAACGCGGCAGCGCTATTGGCCGCCGGCGCAGGCGGCGCAGCGCGGACGCTGGAGAGAGATGAGATCGCGATCAGGAGCGCGGCGAGAAACGCGGAGGCAAGCTTATGCGACACGAGGGATTCCCTGAGAAAAATGAATGCGACGGCGACGTCGGGACCGTCACCGCCGAAGCACATGCATCATGTCGGATCGACGCTATTCGCCCGCGCGCTGTGTCGGAAGTTGGCCAGTGAGACGACATTCTCTTGGCATTTGCCGCGGTGCAGGAAGCGGGAACCACGTCGCAAGACGGGACGTGCAGCGATCGGAATGCGCGCACGCGGCTGCTAGCTCGACTGCGGCCATCCTTCGAGACGCCCGCTTGCGGCGGACCCTCAGGATGAGGGATGAGTACGCGGCTGCATTTCAATGCAGCTGGATGCAGCTGAGCCTCATCCTGAGGAGGCCGCGAAGCGGTCGTCTTGAAGGACGAGGCGCTCGCTCAGGCGCCGCTGAGACGTCATGTGCGATCGCCCTGATATGCGATCGCCCTGCGTCATTCCGGGAGTCGGCCCGGAATGACGCGATGAGGAGGAGGAGAGAAGCAGGATGTCAAAAGCGCGGCGGCCTTGTCACGGCCATCCGACGTGATCGCTGTGATGCAATCGATGTGATGCAGAGTACAGCGCCGGGCAGGTAGGGGCTATGCCACACTGATGCAGCCCACTAGACCTTGGCCCGGCGTGCCGTTCGCGTTTCTGCCGCTATGCGATAGTCCGAACGAGCTCCATCGCACTTAACGCGGCTGGTTCTGCGGAGGTGGTGTCATAGACCTCCCCTTGCTCTTGATGTGGACGTTGCGCGTCGCTTGTTTGCGACCATGGGATGGTCCTCCCGTGACGCAAGACTGTCAAGCAAGATCAATGGCGCGCAAATCACATTTGAGGGCGCGTTCCATTCCAGCGCGACGGATTCGCCGCTGTCGAAACACGAGAAGTGGACGAGTTACAAGACTGCCCTTCCCGCAGATGTAGAACGCGTCTGCTACGGTGGCCCGCGGGTCCTGAGAAAATTTGGGGACGATGACATCATGCCCCTGTTTTGCCCGACGAGTCAAACGATTTCGCTAAATCCGCAAGCGCTAACGCTGACCTC containing:
- a CDS encoding mechanosensitive ion channel domain-containing protein yields the protein MSHKLASAFLAALLIAISSLSSVRAAPPAPAANSAAALSPDEAKRALETLQDDKKRAQMIDTLRAIATASGPQQPAAEPKSPIPLAADGLGAQLMLTVSEEIGEMSRDVADMARTLTHFPAFYYWIVRTANDPAAYNLLIEIGWKLALVFGSAFCAEWVMFRLIRRPVVFLEGRMPQTARLPVQVLPIADPPSSVADVTPAPELHRRRHSLARAWQIMLRLPLVVGRFLLELLPVLVFVGAATALLGTEIGESTTVRLVILAVVNAYAFSRGLICVVRVLAGPFGLFPVKAETAAYIEIWARRIVGVAVSGIAVANVALLLGLHRAGYAALLRMVMLVVHLFVVVIILQCRRQVAEAIRAPADRQGIAAALRNRIAGGWHYLAIALDLALWAVWALNIRNGYSLLLQYFVGTIAVALITRVAIMLTLGLIDRGFRIRPEILQRFPGLEIRANRYLPLLRKIVSGVIAFIGLVAVLEVWGVDAIVWFYGGQIGSRLISAVVTIGIAVFSAAAIWEASNALLDRQINTLSRDGHYARAARLRTFQPMLRTALLCVIATVVGLTALSEIGVNVAPLLAGAGIVGIAIGFGSQKLVQDLITGLFLLLENTVQVGDSVSVSGLSGVVENVSIRTIRLRAGDGAVHIVPFSAVTTITNASRGAGNASVSVNVAYKEDTDRAGQILKDIVDEMRREVEFRSLIRGDLELWGIDKVDGAMVSIVGQIRCTEAGRWPVQREFNRRMKQRFQHNGIEVASATQTILMHIAPPADSAAHLTPRRAAG